A stretch of the Halorussus salinus genome encodes the following:
- the dnaJ gene encoding molecular chaperone DnaJ has product MSEDFYDILGVSRDADEDEIKAAYRDKATDYHPDVSDDPNAEEKFKKLQKAKEVLTDDEKRQAYDQMGHERFEQAEKRGGFDGGPGGSGGGRGGMGGGPFGGGMGGQGGMGGGMGDIFEQFFGGGSGGGRSNRAQKGQDLRTRLTIDLEDAFEGVQKQVSVRRPERCDDCDGEGHPPGTDSHTCEECNGRGQVTQVQQTPLGRVQQTQTCRQCGGEGKIYAETCSTCGGDGTVRKEATLSVEVPAGIQSGQSLQMEREGAPGPNGGPNGDLLIEVEVEDHPDFERDGDDLRRQEPISFPQATFGDTVEIPTLDGTVEMDVPAGTQSGETFRLKDKGMPRLRRRGQGDLYVQVQVVTPESLNDEQKDALEQFAEAGGEEVSVDEGFFEKIKNSF; this is encoded by the coding sequence ATGAGCGAGGACTTCTACGACATACTCGGCGTGAGTCGGGACGCCGACGAGGACGAGATAAAGGCGGCCTACCGCGACAAGGCGACCGACTACCACCCCGACGTGAGCGACGACCCGAACGCCGAGGAGAAGTTCAAGAAGCTCCAGAAGGCCAAGGAGGTACTGACCGACGACGAGAAGCGCCAAGCCTACGACCAGATGGGCCACGAGCGGTTCGAGCAGGCCGAGAAGCGCGGCGGGTTCGACGGCGGACCCGGCGGGTCGGGCGGCGGTCGCGGCGGGATGGGCGGCGGTCCCTTCGGCGGCGGCATGGGCGGCCAAGGCGGAATGGGTGGTGGCATGGGCGACATCTTCGAGCAGTTCTTCGGCGGCGGGTCGGGCGGCGGCCGGTCCAACCGCGCACAGAAGGGCCAAGACCTCCGGACGCGCCTGACAATCGACCTCGAAGACGCCTTCGAGGGCGTCCAGAAGCAGGTCAGCGTCCGTCGCCCCGAGCGGTGTGACGACTGCGACGGCGAGGGCCACCCGCCGGGCACCGACAGCCACACCTGCGAGGAGTGCAACGGTCGCGGGCAGGTCACGCAGGTCCAACAGACCCCGCTCGGCCGCGTCCAGCAGACCCAGACCTGTCGCCAGTGTGGCGGCGAGGGGAAAATCTACGCGGAGACGTGTTCGACCTGCGGGGGCGACGGCACGGTCCGCAAGGAGGCCACGCTGTCGGTCGAGGTCCCCGCTGGCATCCAGTCGGGCCAGAGCCTCCAGATGGAGCGCGAGGGCGCGCCGGGTCCCAACGGCGGCCCCAACGGCGACCTCCTCATCGAGGTCGAAGTCGAGGACCACCCGGACTTCGAGCGCGACGGCGACGACCTCCGTCGGCAGGAACCCATCTCGTTCCCGCAGGCGACGTTCGGCGACACGGTGGAGATTCCGACCCTCGACGGCACCGTCGAGATGGACGTGCCCGCGGGCACCCAGAGCGGCGAGACGTTCCGCCTGAAGGACAAGGGGATGCCCCGTCTCCGGCGGCGCGGACAGGGCGACCTCTACGTGCAGGTGCAGGTCGTCACGCCCGAGAGCCTGAACGACGAACAGAAAGACGCTCTCGAACAGTTCGCCGAGGCTGGCGGCGAGGAGGTCAGCGTAGACGAAGGCTTCTTCGAGAAGATCAAGAACTCGTTCTGA
- a CDS encoding nucleotide exchange factor GrpE has translation MTDEETTEQVREQADETDATESADADEAEADEQAEADLLGPESTELVEEVAARDAELATDLEGHLAQLEAERKDAEERADDLESKLKRNRADFQNYKKRAKKRQEQMKDRATEDLVENLLDVRDNLKRAAEDDHENVESLKEGVEMTLKELDRVFEDEEVEEIAPEPGTETDPQRHEVMMQVESDQPEGTVADVYQPGYEMGEKVLRAAQVTVSDDE, from the coding sequence ATGACCGACGAGGAGACCACCGAGCAGGTGCGCGAGCAGGCCGACGAGACCGACGCCACCGAGAGCGCCGACGCCGACGAGGCCGAGGCCGACGAGCAGGCCGAGGCGGACCTCCTCGGGCCGGAGAGTACCGAACTCGTCGAGGAGGTCGCCGCCCGAGACGCCGAACTCGCCACCGACCTCGAAGGCCATCTCGCGCAACTCGAAGCCGAGAGGAAGGACGCCGAGGAGCGCGCCGACGACCTCGAATCCAAGCTCAAGCGCAACCGCGCGGACTTCCAGAACTACAAGAAGCGCGCGAAGAAGCGCCAAGAGCAGATGAAAGACCGGGCGACCGAGGACCTCGTGGAGAACCTGCTGGACGTGCGCGACAACCTGAAACGCGCCGCCGAGGACGACCACGAGAACGTCGAGAGCCTGAAGGAGGGCGTCGAGATGACGCTGAAGGAACTCGACCGCGTGTTCGAAGACGAGGAGGTCGAAGAGATAGCGCCCGAACCCGGCACCGAGACCGACCCACAGCGCCACGAAGTGATGATGCAGGTCGAGAGCGACCAGCCGGAGGGCACCGTCGCCGACGTGTACCAACCGGGCTACGAGATGGGCGAGAAGGTCCTGCGGGCCGCGCAGGTGACGGTCAGCGACGACGAGTAA
- a CDS encoding DEAD/DEAH box helicase: MADATLTFEEGTIRIEADPDLDLPHAETDARSKTSRAPGFRYAALRDVLDRRGVAYDDSVLDAPDLPDVASTYELRAYQRDALAAWQDADRRGVLELPTGSGKTVIGLKAIEDLQTATLVVVPTIDLLEQWRSELESEFGVPVGQLGGGEQTVEPLTVSTYDSAYLRADELGDRFGLAIFDEVHHLGGEGYRDIARLLAAPARMGLTATFERPDGAHEVVAELVGERVYAIDPDELAGDHLAPYDIKRLEVELTPEERQRYDEANEVFTNYLATSNIRMQSGSDYQELVKRSGSDPRAREALLAKQRAREVMMNSEGKVQALEEIFADHRDDRVIVFTAHNDLVYRLSERFLLPAITHQTGAAERREILSRFREGDYSRVVTSNVLDEGVDVPDANVAVLLSGSGSEREFTQRLGRILRPNDDGRPALLYEVVSAETAEERVAERRR; encoded by the coding sequence GTGGCCGACGCGACGCTCACCTTCGAGGAGGGAACCATCCGAATCGAGGCCGACCCCGACCTCGACCTCCCCCACGCCGAGACCGACGCCCGGTCGAAGACTTCGAGAGCGCCGGGGTTCCGGTACGCCGCGCTCCGCGACGTGCTGGACCGGCGCGGCGTCGCCTACGACGATTCGGTCCTCGACGCCCCCGACCTGCCCGACGTGGCCTCGACCTACGAACTCCGGGCGTACCAGCGCGACGCGCTCGCGGCGTGGCAGGACGCCGACCGACGCGGAGTCCTCGAACTCCCGACCGGGAGCGGGAAGACCGTCATCGGGCTGAAAGCAATCGAAGACCTCCAGACCGCGACGCTCGTCGTCGTGCCGACCATCGACCTGCTGGAGCAGTGGCGCAGCGAGTTAGAATCGGAGTTCGGCGTCCCGGTCGGCCAGTTGGGCGGCGGCGAGCAGACCGTCGAACCGCTGACGGTCTCGACCTACGACTCGGCGTACCTCCGGGCCGACGAGTTGGGCGACCGGTTCGGCCTCGCAATCTTCGACGAGGTTCACCACCTCGGCGGCGAGGGGTACCGGGACATCGCGCGACTGCTGGCCGCGCCCGCCCGGATGGGCCTGACCGCGACGTTCGAGCGCCCGGACGGCGCACACGAGGTCGTCGCCGAGTTGGTCGGCGAGCGCGTCTACGCCATCGACCCCGACGAACTCGCGGGCGACCACCTCGCGCCCTACGACATCAAGCGCCTCGAAGTCGAGTTGACTCCCGAGGAGCGCCAGCGGTACGACGAGGCCAACGAGGTGTTCACGAACTATCTCGCAACCTCGAACATCCGGATGCAGAGCGGGAGCGACTATCAGGAGTTGGTCAAGCGGTCCGGGTCGGACCCCCGAGCGCGCGAGGCCCTGCTGGCCAAACAGCGCGCCCGCGAGGTGATGATGAACAGCGAGGGGAAAGTCCAAGCTCTCGAAGAAATCTTCGCTGACCACCGCGACGACCGCGTCATCGTCTTCACTGCGCACAACGACCTCGTGTACCGCCTCTCGGAGCGGTTTCTCCTGCCCGCCATCACCCACCAGACCGGCGCGGCCGAGCGCCGCGAGATTCTGAGCCGGTTCCGCGAGGGCGACTACTCGCGGGTCGTCACCTCGAACGTGTTAGACGAGGGCGTAGACGTGCCCGACGCGAACGTGGCCGTCCTCCTCTCGGGGAGCGGAAGCGAACGCGAGTTCACCCAGCGCCTCGGCCGCATCCTCCGACCGAACGACGACGGCCGACCGGCACTCCTCTACGAGGTCGTCAGCGCCGAGACCGCCGAGGAGCGCGTCGCCGAACGGCGGAGATGA
- a CDS encoding luciferase domain-containing protein yields MGDRDKRQAARLVDRIIEEVAAWPHVNTNEHRFEGREFTLGPREVGHVHRWGIVDVPFTKRLRETLVEEGETEEHHVVPESGWTTRYVEDDDDVEQAIWLLRLSYLYHVNNLKKTPKGEEMFAEIDVAEELEELDISEEVRAAFERRGVIET; encoded by the coding sequence ATGGGGGACCGAGACAAGCGTCAGGCGGCGCGACTCGTGGACCGAATCATCGAGGAGGTCGCCGCGTGGCCCCACGTCAACACCAACGAACACCGGTTCGAGGGCCGGGAGTTCACCCTCGGGCCGCGGGAAGTCGGCCACGTCCACCGGTGGGGCATCGTGGACGTGCCGTTCACCAAGCGTCTGCGCGAGACCCTCGTCGAGGAGGGCGAGACCGAGGAGCATCACGTCGTCCCCGAATCGGGGTGGACGACGCGCTACGTGGAGGACGACGACGACGTGGAGCAGGCCATCTGGCTGTTACGACTCTCGTACCTCTACCACGTGAACAACCTGAAGAAGACGCCGAAGGGCGAGGAGATGTTCGCGGAGATAGACGTGGCCGAGGAACTGGAAGAGTTGGACATCAGCGAAGAGGTCCGGGCGGCGTTCGAGCGCAGGGGCGTGATAGAGACCTGA
- the dnaK gene encoding molecular chaperone DnaK produces MASNKILGIDLGTTNSAFAVMEGGDPEIIVNSEGERTTPSVVAFDDGERLVGKPAKNQAVQNPERTIQSIKRHMGEEDYTVEIDGEEYTPEQISAMILQKIKRDAEEYLGDDVEKAVITVPAYFNDKQRQATKDAGEIAGFEVERIVNEPTAASMAYGLDDESDQTVLVYDLGGGTFDVSILDLGGGVYEVVATNGDNDLGGDDWDEAIIDYLADEFQNSHNIDLREDRQALQRLKDAAEEAKIELSSRKETDVNLPFITATDEGPVHLEESITRAKFESLTSDLIERTVGPTEQALEDAGYDESDIDEVILVGGSTRMPQVQEQVEEMTGQEPKKNVNPDEAVSLGAAIQGGVLSGDVDDIVLLDVTPLSLGIEVKGGLFERLIDKNTTIPTEESKVFTTAADNQTSVQVRVFQGEREIAEENELLGEFQLTGIPPAPAGTPQIEVGFNIDENGIVNVSAEDQGSGNSEEITIEGGAGLSDEQIEEMQEEAEKHQEEDQQRRERIEARNEAESSIQRAETLLEENEENVDDDLKADIEDEIENVREVLQDEDATKEDLEDATESLSDELQEIGKQMYQQQAQAGAGGAGAGPGGAGPGGAAGPGGAAGPGGMGGQAGPGGADAGDDDEYVDADFEDVDDDEDK; encoded by the coding sequence ATGGCGAGCAACAAGATTCTGGGCATCGACCTCGGCACCACGAACAGCGCGTTCGCGGTCATGGAGGGCGGCGACCCGGAGATCATCGTCAACAGCGAGGGCGAGCGAACCACGCCCTCGGTCGTCGCCTTCGACGACGGCGAACGACTCGTCGGGAAACCCGCCAAGAATCAGGCGGTTCAGAACCCCGAGCGCACGATTCAGTCCATCAAGCGCCACATGGGCGAGGAGGACTACACCGTCGAAATCGACGGCGAGGAGTACACGCCCGAGCAGATTTCGGCGATGATTCTCCAGAAAATCAAGCGCGACGCCGAGGAGTACCTCGGCGACGACGTGGAGAAGGCGGTCATCACGGTCCCCGCTTACTTCAACGACAAACAGCGCCAAGCGACCAAGGACGCCGGTGAAATCGCCGGGTTCGAGGTCGAGCGCATCGTCAACGAGCCGACCGCCGCGTCGATGGCGTACGGACTGGACGACGAGTCCGACCAGACGGTCCTCGTCTACGACCTCGGTGGCGGCACCTTCGACGTGTCCATCCTCGACTTGGGCGGCGGCGTCTACGAGGTCGTCGCCACGAACGGCGACAACGACCTCGGCGGCGACGACTGGGACGAGGCCATCATCGACTATCTGGCCGACGAGTTCCAGAACAGCCACAACATCGACCTCCGCGAGGACCGACAGGCCCTCCAGCGCCTGAAGGACGCGGCCGAGGAGGCCAAGATCGAACTCTCCTCGCGCAAGGAGACCGACGTGAACCTGCCCTTCATCACCGCGACCGACGAGGGGCCGGTCCACCTCGAAGAGAGCATCACTCGCGCGAAGTTCGAGAGTCTCACCTCCGACCTCATCGAGCGCACGGTCGGACCGACCGAGCAGGCGCTCGAAGACGCGGGCTACGACGAGTCGGACATCGACGAGGTCATCCTCGTCGGCGGTTCGACGCGGATGCCCCAAGTCCAAGAGCAGGTCGAGGAGATGACCGGCCAAGAGCCGAAGAAGAACGTCAACCCCGACGAGGCGGTCTCGCTGGGCGCGGCGATTCAGGGCGGCGTCCTCAGCGGCGACGTGGACGACATCGTCCTGCTCGACGTGACGCCCCTCTCGCTCGGTATCGAGGTCAAGGGCGGTCTCTTCGAGCGACTCATCGACAAGAACACCACCATCCCGACCGAGGAGTCCAAGGTCTTCACCACGGCCGCGGACAACCAGACCTCCGTGCAGGTCCGAGTCTTCCAAGGCGAGCGCGAAATCGCCGAGGAGAACGAACTGCTGGGCGAGTTCCAGCTGACGGGCATCCCGCCCGCCCCGGCCGGAACGCCCCAGATCGAGGTCGGGTTCAACATCGACGAGAACGGCATCGTCAACGTCTCCGCCGAGGACCAAGGCTCGGGTAACTCCGAGGAGATCACCATCGAGGGCGGCGCTGGCCTCTCCGACGAGCAGATCGAGGAGATGCAGGAGGAGGCCGAGAAGCACCAAGAGGAGGACCAACAGCGCCGCGAGCGCATCGAGGCCCGCAACGAGGCCGAGAGTTCCATCCAGCGCGCCGAGACGCTCCTCGAGGAGAACGAGGAGAATGTGGACGACGACCTGAAGGCCGACATCGAGGACGAAATCGAGAACGTCCGCGAGGTCCTCCAAGACGAGGACGCCACGAAGGAAGACCTCGAAGACGCGACCGAGAGCCTGAGCGACGAGCTACAGGAAATCGGCAAGCAGATGTACCAGCAGCAGGCCCAAGCCGGTGCTGGCGGCGCGGGCGCGGGACCGGGCGGCGCAGGTCCCGGCGGTGCGGCGGGTCCCGGCGGTGCGGCGGGTCCCGGCGGCATGGGCGGGCAGGCCGGACCCGGCGGCGCAGACGCTGGCGACGACGACGAGTACGTGGACGCCGACTTCGAGGACGTGGACGACGACGAAGACAAGTAA